In Paenibacillus sonchi, the genomic stretch CTCATGTCTCAGACTCGCCTAGTCTAGGTGGCAAATTCCCGGAGGAACCGCGCTTATGTACCCGATCGGAGCGGTTGCAGCATGTGCAGGATTAGAACAACCAAACACATACTTGAAGATAGTATCACACATATTACGTTCAGTCAATGGCAGAAAAAAACTATAACCCGGGCTCCTGTAAAACCGGGATCTATTCCAGCCACGCACCGACTTTGCCCTTGCCTCCGCAGCATTGGCATATCACCGGGGCGAAGCCCGCAGAGTCATGTCTCGCCTTCTTGCGGGTCATCTCCAGCAGTCCCAGATGGGTCCAGCCAAGAATATGCGTCTGTGTGCGGTCACGGCTGATGACCCTCTCCAGACGTTCCGTAACCATCTTCCGGTGCTCTTCACGCTGCATATCAATAAAATCAATGATAATAATGCCTCCCGTATCCCGCAAGCGGATCAGACGCCCGATTTCCTCCGCCGCCAGCAGATTCGTGCGCGTGACCGTCTCCTCCAGTGAAGTTCCGCCCGTGTATTGCGCAGTGTTGACATCAATGACGGTGAGTGCCTCCGTCTCATCCCAGATCAGTGTCGCCCCGCCTTCCAGGGTGATTTTGCGTCCGAAGCTTTTGTGCAGCTGCTCCTGCACCCCGTACGCGGTAAAGATCGACTCCTGTCCATGGTAGAAGCGGACGGGCTTGTACTTTCCCGGAGCCATATCGTTCAGAAAAGCCTCCGCTTCCCGGACCGCCTTCGCCGAGTCAATCATCAGCTCATCCTGCTGCGGATTGAAGGCATCCCTGATGAATCGCTGGACAATGCTGAGATCCGAGTGAAGCAGAGCCGGTGCCGCACTCTCCTGCGCCCGGCGGGTGATCATCTCCCATTGGGACCGGAGGAAGGAAAGGTCGCCTTCCACGGCCTCCACCGGTTCATCCTCCGAGACGGTCCGCATAATAATTCCTTCCTCCTGCCGACGCAGCCGCTCGCCGATGGCCTTCAGCCGGACACGTTCGGATTCACGGCTGATTTTTTTGGATACGCCGACATAATCCGCAAAGGGCATGTACACCATCCAGCGTCCCGGAAGCGTATAATGGGTCGTTACACGCGCACCCTTGCCGCCCCGCGGCTCTTTTCTCACCTGGACCACAATTTCCTGGCCGGGCTGCAGCAGCGTTTCAATGGAGGGCTTCACCTCCGGCTGCCTTTCCAGATGGGGATGCAGCACATCATCTACATATAAAAAAGCATTCTTCTTCTGTCCGATATCAACAAAAGCGGCCTGCATGCCTGGCAACACATTCATGACCCGTCCCTTATAATAACTGCCGACCAGCCCTTGCTGCTGATCACGTTCGGCTGCATATTCGACCAGACTCCCATTGTCCAGAAGAGCCATCCGGGTAACATGCTGCATGCAATGAACGATCATTTGCTTCATGGCTTCACCTCTGGTTTCAATCGATCTTTCTCCGTCATCCATCAGCGGGATGGTTCAAGTCCATATTTTACATTCCAAAATAAGAAGAGATCAGCTTCTGCTCCGGCACAACGGCCACGATGCTCTTATCCTCATTCATCACATAGATAAAATGATACTGGTTACGTTTAAATAGACGCAATATATCATCCAAAGGTTTCGCGGAAAAGGCAACAATTGGACGCGCGGCACTTCCCGATTGCTGGTATCGTTCATATACAGCTTCTCTGTTCATCAAAAAGGAGACAAAGCGGTAAGGCAGATTACGCTGGTCCGTAAGGTTCGAATAGAGCAGAAAAGCCCCGATCATCAGCAGGTTCAGCCGAAGCCCTCCCCCTGTGCCCAACGGCAGCATTGCATAACCGACCACCAGCACACTCGCCGCGATGCTCACTCTGCCGCACCATAGCAAAGTAGCATAGTAGGGAAGCAGCAGACTAAGCATCGCCTGAAATATTTTACCGCCATCCAGAGGGAGGACAGGCAGAAGATTAAATAACGCGATAATCGCATTGGCTTGTATAAAATAATCCAGGAACGCACTGGTGCCATATCCGGTCTGCCGGAGTCCGCAGGCCATGACGATCAGCAGCACATTCTGCAGCGGTCCGGCAATAGCGATGCCCATCTCCCGGACAGCGGTCAGACGCCCATGATCCTCCATCACGGCAACCCCGCCGAAAGGCAGCAGCTGCACCGATTTCACCTGAACCCCGCAGAGCAGCGCTGCACAGACATGTCCCATTTCGTGAATGAACACAATTGTGAACAGCGTCAGCAGTTCCAGAAACTGGCCTGTGACCACAGAGAGCAGCATGATCAGAACAAACAGCGGGTGCAGCGACAGCTGGATACCCCTGATCCTAATCAAACGATACCACTTCAGCGGGATCAATATAAGTCTTGTCTTTCATAATTGCAAAAAAAAGCAGCGGCACTGAAGCATTCTCCGTTTCCTCCAGCCAGCCCACAGCATCCCCGCTTTGCACCCAGTCATCGGCTGCCAGCTTCGTCCCGCTCAGATGCCCGTATTCAGCCGTTATATCCCCGGTATGGCGTACGGTGATCCGGATTCCGCCCTGCGCTTCTTTGGCAACGGACAGCACCCTTCCCGTATCTACACTTTTGACTGTCAGCGTCCCGTTAGAAGCTTCTGCAGGCATAATCTCCACACCATTCATTGTAGCAGCAAAAGGCCGGACGATACTGCCTGCAAGCGGGGTGCTCAGATCATGCGCGGCAGTTACCTTCTCTGCCGGCTGATCTTCGCCGCCGAAGATCGGAATAAATGCCGGCGCTCCGCTGAAATGCTCCTCGTACCAGACCTGCGCGGCGGCAAAATCCATATCCCTGCTGAGCGCATCGGTAATGAAGGCCTGCGCTTTGAGCGCCCAGGGCTGCTGGATGGCAAAGATTCCCCATACGGCGCCAAACACTACAATGCTCGCGATGGTTCTCCGCATAAAACCCGAAGCAAAACGCGGCTTGTCCCCTCCCCCTTCATCCACCCAGCCCCCGCGCCGCTGCTTCCATAGGGCCTCAGGGTCAGGCTCGCGATCTGTAGAATAATCATGGGCTGCTCCCTCTCCCCATTCCTTGAAAGTTGTTGTCCGGTCAGACAGCGCATACAGCGGCGGCACAGCTGTATGCGGAGAATCGTCCAGCTCCAGCAGGCTGCGGATGCGTTCCTTGCGGCGGCCTTTAATACCTGATTTCTGTTCCATGTTGATCCCTCCGGCGGGCTTGTTTTACTATTATTTTATGAAAGACCGGGGCTGATTTAGAACAAGCCCCGCCGGGACAGAGAACAGAAACAGTAACAAAGCTGAACGGTTCAGATACGCTTTGGTGTGGGCTTTACAGCATGAGTCCGAATCAAGTGATCTACAGCACAAAGAGCCCGCTGCAGACTATCTGCAGGCAGGCTCTTTGTGCTGAAGTTTGCTATGCTGCTAGAACCTTGAGTCCGTTCAACCCATACCAAAGAACTTCTTCAACTTCTTGAAGGCCCCCGGCTTCTTGTCCAGCTGCATCAATGGCACTGCATCCCCCAAAATCCGCCGGGCGATATTGCGGTAAGCGATTGCCGCTGCCGAATCGGGATTCATGACGGTAGGCTCCCCGTTGTTCGCTGCCTTGATCACCAGCTCATCATCGGGAACGATACCAATCAAATCAATATTCAGCACCTGCAGAATATCCTCAATATCCAGCATATCACCTGTTTTGATAAGTCCAGGCCGAATCCGGTTCACTACCAGCTTCGGCGATTCTACGTGCGACTGCTCCAAAAGGCCGATAATCCGGTCCGCATCCCGCACGGCAGCATGCTCCGGCGTAGTCACAACAATCGCCTTGTCTGCTCCGGCAATGGCATTGCGGAAGCCATGCTCAATCCCGGCCGGACAATCGATCAGGATGTATTCATACTCCTTTTTGAGTTCAAGAATGATATCCTTCACCTGCTCCGGTGTAACGGAGGTCTTGTCTTTGGTCTGGGCCGCAGGGAGCATGTACAGCTCATCAAAACGCTTGTCCTTGACCAGCGCCTGATTCAGACGGCAGCGTCCTTCCGCAACATCGACCAGATCATAGATGATACGGTTCTCCAGCCCCATGACCACATCCAGATTCCGCAGTCCAATGTCGGTATCGACCAGACATACTTTTTTGCCCTGCAATGCAAGCGCGGTGCCAATATTGGCCGTAGTGGTTGTTTTGCCAACTCCGCCTTTGCCCGAGGTTACGACAATCGCTTCTCCCATGGAGGCTACACCCCTTTAAAAACATTTAAACCCTGACGTAATTTGACTATATTATGAATTTTGTCGATTTGCATAGCACCGCTCGATAGATAGGCAAATTCCATGCTGCTTTCCCGGGTTTCCCATTCATCCGGCGGGCGGCTGATAACGTCAGCAATCCGCAATTGTGTAGGCGACAGCAGGGATGCAGCAATAATAGATTCCTGATTGCCGCCCACCCCGGCATGAGCCATTCCGCGCAGTGCTCCGAGAATATAAATATCACCCGTACAGGTAATCGACCCTCCGGGATTCACATCACCCAGGAACAAAAGATTCCCTTCATGGTGCAGGACCTGTCCGGAACGAATCATTCCGCTGACCATAAACAGGGCATCAGTGTCCTTGTCGCCTGGTTCTTCCAAAGCTTCAACGGAACGGACCAGCAGATTGCCCTGGCTCTTCAGAATGTCCAGCACAGCTTCCTTCTCATCTTCGGACACCGAACGGTTGCCCAGCTTAATGTCCACATGCACAATCGGTCCGGTTAATATATTCTGATGGCTGTGCTCCAGCTTATAGCGAAGCTCGCTTAAGAGATCTTCAAAGGGGCACTTGTCGTCTAGCAGGAATACCAGGCCATCCTTGATGCCCTTGATCCTTACATGCTTGGATTGTACTGTCATTTGCCTGTCCCCCCATTCTCATTCATTCGTGCCGGGCCAGGCAAATTCCTTCTTTCCCATGTAAGAAAATGCAGTCCGGCTTTATGCAGCCTCTTCCTTGCGTGTCTCTTTCTTCAGCTGTTCAATCTGCTTGCGGAGAGGCACATAGAGGAGCAGGGCAACAGCAAAATGAAATAACATGGTGGGCAGCATGTGGTGCAGCAATGCCCAGTCATAAGAAACCCGGCTTAAATTAAATACGCTGTAAATGGCAAAAAGCACACTATCCTCAAGCAGACTGCCCAGCAGGACCACCGTCATCATCAGCGGCAAGGGCGCACGCGGCAGCTGGAATATCAAACCGATCAAATAAGCTGACACTCCCATTGCGAAGGAATGGGCACCGAGAATCCGGCCATAAAACACCACATCATGCAGCATCCCGAAGGTCAAGCCCAAGATCAGAGCTGTATGGCGGTGATGGTATACCGTTACAAACAGAATCACAATAAAAACAAGATTCGGAATAATCCGCATCTCCCAGGCGTCTGGAAGCAGCCAGGGCATAATCGTGCCTTCTAAGATAAATAAAAGAAATAAGAGCAGTACTAAGACGGATCTGCGCATCTTCACTATTCGGCACGCTCCTCCGTAAAGACAACGAACAGTTCCTTCCAGTCCTGAAAACCCGCCGCCGGTTTGATGATTGCCGTTGAAGTCAACCCGTATTCCCCTACCTTAACACTTTCAACCGTTCCGATGGTCATCCCGCGCGGGTAGACCCCTCCAATCCCCGAGGATATGATGGTATCCCCTTTGGCTACCGGATTTCCCACAGGGATTTTATTCATCATCAGCATCCCGGATTGCTGGTCGTAGGATTCAATCATCCCGAAGGTCTTCCCTTCCTTGTTGAAGACGGTCGCTGCAATGGGCGGCTGGGAGTTCGGATCATTTACATCCATCATGGTCATCAGCTTCACGGTGGAAGTGAAATTGCTTACCTGGCTGATTACGCCAACCAGCCCCTCAACAGAGGTCACGGACATATTCAGCTTAATTCCGTCCTTAGCTCCAAGGTCAATAACCAGCGTGTTGTTGCTTGGCTCCGTCGTCAAGCTGACAACATTTGCAATCCGGTAGTCATATTTGTACAAATTCTTCTGGGCATTCGTAAACTTAAGATCGATTTGATATTGATCGTTCTGTGCCTTGATGAAATTATACTGAGCCTTTTCGCGCGCATACTGGGCAGCCAGGATTTTGAGCTCCTTATTCTCTTCAGCCAGCTTATGCAAATTCCCGATATCTTGGAACAAGCCCGCTACATATCCAGCGGGCTTGTAGAACAGGTTCTGCACGAAACCGGTCGTATCTCTCAGGAAATTCTCCGGCCAGGACAAGGATTTTCTGGTCCCCAGGCTGAAACCCATGACAACAATAAACATGACCAAGGCAATCAATAATATGAACAAACGTTTATTATTAAACAGCTTAAACAGTTTCAACACCCTCTAACAAACGTATTTCTCCCATATTAGGGGTTGACGTTCACAGACAAGCCAGGTTCTAACGCTTGGAGCGAAGACTGGAGCCGGTGCGGCTTTTGAAGAGATGAATATTCTCCAGCGCTTTGCCTGTTCCAATGACAACACAATCCAGCGGATTCTCAGCAACGATCACAGGCATCCCGGTCTCGCGGGCCAGCAGCTTATCCAAATTGCGCAGCAGGGCGCCGCCGCCGGTAAGAACAATGCCCCGGTCCATAATGTCGGCTGCCAGCTCCGGAGGGCATTTCTCCAGCGTAACCTTCACAGCTTCCACTATGGCATTAACAGTATCCGATAACGCTTCACAAATCTCATCTGAGGTAATGGTCAGGGTCTTTGGCAGTCCGGTTACAAGATCACGCCCGCGGATCTCCATGGTTTCCGTCTTCTCCAGCGGCAGAGCGGAACCCACATCCATTTTGAGCTGCTCCGAGGTGCGTTCTCCGATCATGAGATTATACTGCCGTTTGATGTACTGAATGATGGAATC encodes the following:
- the mreC gene encoding rod shape-determining protein MreC — translated: MLKLFKLFNNKRLFILLIALVMFIVVMGFSLGTRKSLSWPENFLRDTTGFVQNLFYKPAGYVAGLFQDIGNLHKLAEENKELKILAAQYAREKAQYNFIKAQNDQYQIDLKFTNAQKNLYKYDYRIANVVSLTTEPSNNTLVIDLGAKDGIKLNMSVTSVEGLVGVISQVSNFTSTVKLMTMMDVNDPNSQPPIAATVFNKEGKTFGMIESYDQQSGMLMMNKIPVGNPVAKGDTIISSGIGGVYPRGMTIGTVESVKVGEYGLTSTAIIKPAAGFQDWKELFVVFTEERAE
- the minC gene encoding septum site-determining protein MinC, which codes for MTVQSKHVRIKGIKDGLVFLLDDKCPFEDLLSELRYKLEHSHQNILTGPIVHVDIKLGNRSVSEDEKEAVLDILKSQGNLLVRSVEALEEPGDKDTDALFMVSGMIRSGQVLHHEGNLLFLGDVNPGGSITCTGDIYILGALRGMAHAGVGGNQESIIAASLLSPTQLRIADVISRPPDEWETRESSMEFAYLSSGAMQIDKIHNIVKLRQGLNVFKGV
- the mreD gene encoding rod shape-determining protein MreD; the protein is MKMRRSVLVLLLFLLFILEGTIMPWLLPDAWEMRIIPNLVFIVILFVTVYHHRHTALILGLTFGMLHDVVFYGRILGAHSFAMGVSAYLIGLIFQLPRAPLPLMMTVVLLGSLLEDSVLFAIYSVFNLSRVSYDWALLHHMLPTMLFHFAVALLLYVPLRKQIEQLKKETRKEEAA
- a CDS encoding M50 family metallopeptidase, whose protein sequence is MIRIRGIQLSLHPLFVLIMLLSVVTGQFLELLTLFTIVFIHEMGHVCAALLCGVQVKSVQLLPFGGVAVMEDHGRLTAVREMGIAIAGPLQNVLLIVMACGLRQTGYGTSAFLDYFIQANAIIALFNLLPVLPLDGGKIFQAMLSLLLPYYATLLWCGRVSIAASVLVVGYAMLPLGTGGGLRLNLLMIGAFLLYSNLTDQRNLPYRFVSFLMNREAVYERYQQSGSAARPIVAFSAKPLDDILRLFKRNQYHFIYVMNEDKSIVAVVPEQKLISSYFGM
- a CDS encoding Rne/Rng family ribonuclease, translating into MKQMIVHCMQHVTRMALLDNGSLVEYAAERDQQQGLVGSYYKGRVMNVLPGMQAAFVDIGQKKNAFLYVDDVLHPHLERQPEVKPSIETLLQPGQEIVVQVRKEPRGGKGARVTTHYTLPGRWMVYMPFADYVGVSKKISRESERVRLKAIGERLRRQEEGIIMRTVSEDEPVEAVEGDLSFLRSQWEMITRRAQESAAPALLHSDLSIVQRFIRDAFNPQQDELMIDSAKAVREAEAFLNDMAPGKYKPVRFYHGQESIFTAYGVQEQLHKSFGRKITLEGGATLIWDETEALTVIDVNTAQYTGGTSLEETVTRTNLLAAEEIGRLIRLRDTGGIIIIDFIDMQREEHRKMVTERLERVISRDRTQTHILGWTHLGLLEMTRKKARHDSAGFAPVICQCCGGKGKVGAWLE
- the minD gene encoding septum site-determining protein MinD, giving the protein MGEAIVVTSGKGGVGKTTTTANIGTALALQGKKVCLVDTDIGLRNLDVVMGLENRIIYDLVDVAEGRCRLNQALVKDKRFDELYMLPAAQTKDKTSVTPEQVKDIILELKKEYEYILIDCPAGIEHGFRNAIAGADKAIVVTTPEHAAVRDADRIIGLLEQSHVESPKLVVNRIRPGLIKTGDMLDIEDILQVLNIDLIGIVPDDELVIKAANNGEPTVMNPDSAAAIAYRNIARRILGDAVPLMQLDKKPGAFKKLKKFFGMG
- a CDS encoding M23 family metallopeptidase translates to MEQKSGIKGRRKERIRSLLELDDSPHTAVPPLYALSDRTTTFKEWGEGAAHDYSTDREPDPEALWKQRRGGWVDEGGGDKPRFASGFMRRTIASIVVFGAVWGIFAIQQPWALKAQAFITDALSRDMDFAAAQVWYEEHFSGAPAFIPIFGGEDQPAEKVTAAHDLSTPLAGSIVRPFAATMNGVEIMPAEASNGTLTVKSVDTGRVLSVAKEAQGGIRITVRHTGDITAEYGHLSGTKLAADDWVQSGDAVGWLEETENASVPLLFFAIMKDKTYIDPAEVVSFD